The Nitriliruptor alkaliphilus DSM 45188 genome includes a region encoding these proteins:
- a CDS encoding enoyl-CoA hydratase/isomerase family protein — MSGAVRVQDEAGVRLLTLDRPQTRNAIDVATQGELRERLVAAALDADVRAIVLTGQDPAFSAGGDLSRFGDDVDPTAFRFASHELTATIGLVERIEKPVLAAINGVATGAGAQLALACDVRIASERARFLHRESFLGLLPAHGGIVRLVHLIGLARARDVVLGGEDLDAEAALRAGLVSELVAHDDLLPRTLERARSILERSPDAYAAAKRVLNLAPALDLHAGMAVETLGQSLLVTTDEHLRRLGSARRRQAGG, encoded by the coding sequence GTGAGCGGCGCGGTCCGCGTGCAGGACGAGGCAGGCGTGCGTCTGCTCACGCTCGACCGTCCGCAGACACGCAACGCCATCGACGTGGCGACGCAGGGCGAACTGCGTGAACGGCTGGTCGCGGCCGCGCTCGACGCCGACGTCCGGGCCATCGTGCTGACGGGCCAGGACCCGGCCTTCTCGGCGGGCGGCGACCTGTCGCGCTTCGGCGATGACGTCGACCCGACCGCGTTCCGCTTCGCCAGCCACGAACTGACCGCGACGATCGGGCTGGTCGAACGCATCGAGAAGCCGGTGCTCGCCGCGATCAACGGGGTTGCCACCGGCGCCGGCGCCCAACTGGCGCTCGCGTGTGACGTCCGGATCGCGTCCGAGCGGGCACGGTTCCTCCACCGCGAGTCGTTCCTGGGGTTGCTGCCGGCGCACGGTGGCATCGTCCGCCTGGTCCACCTCATCGGGCTGGCTCGGGCGCGCGACGTCGTGCTCGGGGGCGAGGACTTGGACGCCGAGGCGGCGCTGCGCGCCGGGTTGGTCAGCGAGCTCGTGGCCCACGACGACCTCCTCCCCCGCACGTTGGAGCGGGCACGGTCCATCCTCGAGCGCAGCCCCGACGCGTACGCGGCCGCCAAGCGCGTCCTGAACCTCGCGCCGGCGCTCGACCTGCACGCAGGGATGGCCGTCGAGACCCTGGGGCAGAGCCTGCTCGTGACCACCGACGAGCACCTCCGCCGGCTCGGATCGGCACGCCGACGACAGGCGGGTGGGTGA
- a CDS encoding alpha/beta fold hydrolase, whose amino-acid sequence MTEQATDRIRMLELADGSLEYEEWAATSVGADHPPLVLLHEGLGARALWRGFPAALHAATGRRMLVYSRHGYGRSAVVSRPRRVDYMHREADVVLPELLDRLGYDRPVLVGHSDGASIALLHAGRAERGVDRLVLLAPHVIVEDESIAGIEAAREAYRTTALPQRMARHHRDADTTFWGWNDIWLDPAFRSWDITGRLPRIDVPVLVVQGVDDEYGTPRQLELIERGIAGPFTGVLLDGCRHAPHLDQPEATLEAVVGFLAEGRAQAPSSRTSEP is encoded by the coding sequence GTGACGGAGCAGGCCACCGACCGCATCCGGATGTTGGAGCTGGCTGACGGCTCGCTCGAGTACGAGGAGTGGGCGGCGACGAGCGTCGGAGCCGACCACCCACCCCTCGTCCTCCTCCACGAAGGGCTCGGTGCCCGGGCGCTGTGGCGCGGGTTCCCCGCTGCGCTCCACGCGGCGACCGGACGACGGATGCTGGTGTACTCCCGGCACGGGTACGGCCGGTCAGCGGTCGTCAGCCGACCTCGTCGCGTCGACTACATGCACCGCGAAGCCGACGTGGTGCTGCCCGAGCTGCTCGACCGGCTCGGGTACGACCGTCCCGTCCTGGTCGGGCACAGCGACGGCGCCTCCATCGCGCTGCTGCACGCCGGGCGCGCCGAACGGGGTGTGGACCGCCTGGTCCTCCTCGCACCGCACGTGATCGTCGAGGACGAGTCCATCGCCGGCATCGAGGCCGCCCGAGAGGCCTACCGCACCACCGCGCTGCCGCAGCGGATGGCTCGCCACCACCGCGACGCCGACACGACGTTCTGGGGGTGGAACGACATCTGGCTCGATCCCGCGTTCCGTTCGTGGGACATCACGGGCCGCCTGCCTCGCATCGACGTGCCGGTGCTCGTCGTGCAGGGGGTCGACGATGAGTACGGCACCCCGCGGCAGCTCGAGCTGATCGAGCGTGGGATCGCAGGTCCGTTCACGGGTGTGCTGCTCGACGGATGTCGGCACGCGCCGCACCTCGACCAGCCGGAGGCGACGCTCGAGGCCGTCGTCGGCTTCCTGGCCGAGGGCCGTGCTCAGGCGCCGAGCAGCCGGACCAGCGAGCCGTAG
- a CDS encoding TetR/AcrR family transcriptional regulator: MADAAATPTSQDDELSPRVVELIRSTYRVMAHRGSHRLSLQDIAEEAGVSKGLLLYHFKTKDNLLLATMRWALQRTADRIRRGTADAEDARAALRSLVEAVFVDPELNRDFNLFYLDLIEHAVRVAVYSELPELLRTVINDLYAEVISRGVDESEFHVDDVDAAARAMRAQIEGTFLQWMQEDDWRGSHSRYRDECYGSLVRLLGA; the protein is encoded by the coding sequence ATGGCTGACGCGGCCGCCACGCCCACGTCACAGGACGACGAGCTGTCACCTCGCGTCGTCGAACTCATCCGGTCCACCTACCGGGTCATGGCGCACCGTGGGAGCCACCGACTGTCGTTGCAGGACATCGCCGAGGAGGCCGGGGTCTCCAAAGGGCTGCTCCTCTACCACTTCAAGACGAAGGACAACCTGCTGCTCGCCACGATGCGGTGGGCCCTGCAACGCACCGCCGACCGCATCCGGAGGGGCACCGCCGACGCCGAGGACGCGCGGGCGGCGTTGCGCTCGCTCGTCGAGGCCGTCTTCGTCGACCCGGAGCTCAACCGCGACTTCAACCTCTTCTACCTCGACCTCATCGAGCACGCCGTTCGTGTCGCGGTCTACTCCGAGCTGCCCGAACTGCTGCGCACCGTCATCAACGACCTGTACGCCGAGGTCATCAGCCGAGGGGTGGACGAGAGCGAGTTCCACGTCGACGACGTCGACGCGGCTGCCCGCGCCATGCGGGCTCAGATCGAGGGCACGTTCCTGCAGTGGATGCAGGAGGACGACTGGCGCGGCTCGCACAGCCGGTACCGAGACGAGTGCTACGGCTCGCTGGTCCGGCTGCTCGGCGCCTGA
- a CDS encoding enoyl-CoA hydratase/isomerase family protein has product MAVTATTEDRIGYITLDRPPANSYDRTFIEELGAATDQLDSDDDVRVIVVRSSSEKFFSAGADVKNFAESDADTNNDMVRLAHRVFDRFGAIDKLTIAAINGHALGGGYEIALACDVRIAAEGRYRIGLPEVTLGLLPGTGGTQRLPRLIGRGRALLLMTTGTSVTPDEAARLGMVDRLVPAEELTDHVREVASTIARGAPLAIAATKRAVHRGVDRPLAEGLQIELDELAPLFGSEDGAEGMAAFLEKRSPEYQGR; this is encoded by the coding sequence ATGGCCGTCACCGCGACCACCGAGGACCGGATCGGGTACATCACCCTCGACCGGCCACCCGCGAACAGCTACGACCGCACCTTCATCGAGGAGCTCGGTGCGGCGACCGACCAGCTCGACTCGGACGACGACGTCCGCGTCATCGTCGTGCGCAGCTCGAGCGAGAAGTTCTTCTCCGCCGGCGCCGACGTCAAGAACTTCGCCGAGAGCGACGCCGACACCAACAACGACATGGTGCGGCTCGCCCACCGGGTCTTCGACCGGTTCGGTGCGATCGACAAGCTCACGATCGCGGCCATCAACGGGCACGCGCTCGGCGGCGGCTACGAGATCGCGCTCGCCTGCGACGTCCGGATCGCCGCGGAGGGCCGCTACCGGATCGGGCTGCCGGAGGTGACGCTCGGACTCCTGCCGGGCACCGGCGGCACCCAGCGTCTCCCGCGCCTCATCGGTCGCGGTCGAGCGCTGCTGCTGATGACCACCGGCACGAGCGTGACGCCCGACGAGGCGGCACGGCTCGGCATGGTGGATCGGTTGGTACCGGCCGAGGAGCTGACCGACCACGTCCGCGAGGTCGCGAGCACCATCGCGCGGGGCGCACCCCTCGCCATCGCCGCCACCAAGCGGGCCGTGCACCGGGGGGTCGACCGCCCCCTCGCCGAGGGGCTGCAGATCGAACTCGACGAGCTCGCGCCCCTCTTCGGCTCCGAGGACGGCGCGGAGGGCATGGCCGCGTTCCTCGAGAAGCGGTCACCCGAGTACCAGGGACGCTAG
- a CDS encoding aldehyde dehydrogenase family protein, with amino-acid sequence MTTQLWIDGEAAEATGADREVQNPATLATIETVKDATADDVDRAVQAAHRAFPGWAATDVTKRAGIVRKAADLLAQHREELVASLVQEQGKPTLEAKGEFGHFVNGLYFYSELASKVRGGYQELPSQFGRSYGLTIRRPLGVVGAIVPWNFPLTLLANKLGPALVAGNTVVAKPAETTPLTTLRVAELLGEAGVPAGVVNVVTGAAETGEALVTHPLVRRVAFTGQTSTGQRIAELAGRDLKRVSLELGGSDPSIVLADADLDAAVKTIQIGRYWNCGQMCLAPKRAFVVDEVYDRFVDTMVSRVERYEPGNGAEPAEKPKLRIGPLHTARQLQTLQDQLADAVDRGAKVLVGGGVPDGTSGGHFFQPAVVVDVPRDSRLATEEVFGPVLPVWRVDDVDHAIELANDTEYGLGSSIWTRDAGAIDKAMNGLETGITWVNQMHYGYDEMPFGGTKMSGVGREHGAEALEEYVEIKSVVVGGLH; translated from the coding sequence GTGACGACGCAGCTGTGGATCGACGGCGAGGCGGCCGAAGCGACGGGCGCCGATCGCGAGGTCCAGAACCCCGCGACCCTCGCGACGATCGAGACGGTCAAGGACGCGACGGCCGACGACGTCGACCGCGCGGTCCAGGCGGCCCACCGTGCCTTCCCCGGTTGGGCGGCGACGGACGTCACCAAACGGGCTGGCATCGTGCGGAAAGCCGCCGACCTGCTGGCCCAGCACCGCGAGGAGCTCGTCGCGAGCCTCGTCCAGGAGCAGGGCAAGCCGACGCTCGAGGCGAAGGGTGAGTTCGGTCACTTCGTCAACGGGTTGTACTTCTACAGCGAGCTCGCCTCGAAGGTCCGGGGTGGGTACCAGGAGCTGCCGAGCCAGTTCGGCCGCTCGTACGGGCTCACCATCCGGCGTCCGCTCGGGGTGGTGGGAGCGATCGTCCCGTGGAACTTCCCGCTGACGCTGCTGGCCAACAAGCTCGGCCCGGCGCTCGTCGCCGGCAACACCGTGGTCGCCAAGCCTGCGGAGACCACCCCGCTGACCACGCTTCGGGTCGCGGAACTCCTCGGCGAGGCCGGCGTCCCGGCGGGCGTGGTGAACGTCGTCACGGGTGCCGCCGAGACCGGTGAGGCGTTGGTGACCCACCCGCTCGTACGCCGGGTCGCGTTCACCGGTCAGACCTCGACGGGGCAGCGCATCGCCGAGCTGGCGGGGCGCGACCTCAAGCGCGTCAGCCTCGAGCTCGGCGGGTCGGATCCGAGCATCGTGCTCGCCGACGCGGACCTCGACGCCGCCGTGAAGACCATCCAGATCGGCCGCTACTGGAACTGCGGGCAGATGTGCCTGGCTCCGAAGCGTGCGTTCGTCGTCGACGAGGTCTACGACCGGTTCGTCGACACGATGGTGTCGCGGGTCGAGCGGTACGAGCCGGGCAACGGCGCCGAGCCGGCGGAGAAGCCCAAGCTCCGGATCGGGCCGCTGCACACGGCGCGCCAGCTCCAGACGTTGCAGGATCAGCTCGCCGATGCCGTCGACCGCGGCGCGAAGGTGCTGGTCGGCGGTGGGGTCCCCGACGGCACGTCCGGTGGGCACTTCTTCCAGCCGGCGGTCGTCGTCGACGTGCCGCGCGACTCCCGCCTGGCCACCGAGGAGGTGTTCGGGCCCGTCCTACCGGTGTGGCGCGTGGACGATGTCGACCACGCCATCGAGCTGGCCAACGACACCGAGTACGGCCTCGGTTCCTCGATCTGGACCCGGGACGCGGGCGCCATCGACAAGGCCATGAACGGCCTCGAGACCGGTATCACCTGGGTCAACCAGATGCACTACGGCTACGACGAGATGCCCTTCGGTGGCACCAAGATGAGCGGTGTGGGTCGCGAGCACGGCGCCGAGGCGCTCGAGGAGTACGTCGAGATCAAGTCCGTGGTCGTCGGCGGGCTGCACTGA
- a CDS encoding PaaX family transcriptional regulator C-terminal domain-containing protein: MRPRSLVIDLYANYIRYRGGVASVQTLVGLLDRFGVGEETARVTLSRLKRQGWLATERRSRSSWYRLTPLGVQELDEGRERIFTRHGMDPWDGRWSLVIYQVPEAERQVRQWLRTRLQWLGFGPLGPATWVSPHDRLRELEEAMAAAEIEAQVDLLDASTGSLARDRELARRCWDLEEVAEAYQRFVTRYQPRIERYEAGEFEGAEALIEHIELVAAYRKFPFSDPDLPRELLPTDWIGTTAHTTFLQGYELLKGAAMAYYDEVADPAPAAVARVPLPGEGRSGLS, encoded by the coding sequence GTGCGGCCTCGAAGCCTCGTGATCGACCTGTACGCCAACTACATCCGCTACCGCGGCGGCGTCGCGAGCGTGCAGACGCTGGTGGGCCTGCTGGACCGGTTCGGGGTCGGTGAGGAGACGGCGCGTGTGACGCTGTCCCGGCTCAAGCGACAGGGTTGGTTGGCGACCGAACGCCGGTCACGATCGAGCTGGTACCGGCTCACACCGCTGGGTGTCCAGGAGCTGGACGAGGGCCGCGAGCGCATCTTCACCCGGCATGGGATGGACCCCTGGGACGGTCGCTGGTCGCTGGTGATCTACCAGGTGCCGGAGGCTGAACGGCAGGTCCGCCAGTGGCTGCGGACGCGGCTGCAGTGGCTCGGCTTCGGGCCGCTGGGCCCGGCGACGTGGGTCTCGCCCCACGACCGCCTCCGTGAACTCGAGGAGGCGATGGCGGCGGCCGAGATCGAGGCGCAGGTCGATCTGCTCGACGCCTCGACCGGGAGCCTGGCCCGGGACCGCGAACTCGCCCGGCGGTGCTGGGACCTCGAGGAGGTCGCCGAGGCCTACCAGCGGTTCGTCACGCGTTACCAGCCCCGCATCGAGCGCTACGAGGCGGGCGAGTTCGAGGGCGCCGAGGCGCTGATCGAGCACATCGAACTCGTCGCGGCGTACCGCAAGTTCCCCTTCTCCGACCCCGATCTGCCGCGGGAGCTGTTGCCGACCGACTGGATCGGCACGACCGCACACACCACCTTCCTGCAGGGGTACGAGCTGCTGAAGGGGGCCGCCATGGCGTACTACGACGAGGTCGCCGATCCGGCGCCCGCGGCGGTGGCCAGGGTGCCGCTGCCGGGGGAAGGACGTTCGGGTCTCTCCTGA
- a CDS encoding FAD-dependent monooxygenase, whose protein sequence is MRIACIGGGPGGLFLSALVRRELPDAEVVVFERNRAEDAFGFGVVFSNATLGGIDAADPVLRDALLDHGRHWDEIEVRVHGTRLRCGGNGMASIVRSTLLRLLQERARVAGVDLRFETEVRDLAELEGFDLVVAADGANSRFREQASEVFAPSVDVASAKFIWLGTTYPYDGLTFVHEAGPHGVFAAHAYPIGAGVSTFIVETDEATWRRAGLDAFDVDQPPGPSDDATIAYLQALFADQLDGHELIGNNSRWGNFRTLRTARWSHGNLVLLGDAAHTAHFSVGSGTKMAMEDAVVLARALGEHRGDVPSALERYEAVRRPAVEKVQGASVPSLSWWEHFGRYHDALDAPQFVFHFLSRSIPRSKLQRRDPDFVAAVDRWWLGVHGTPPLSTPLETGAGTLPVRVLQLIEDGRGHRLVVDGAEVELTPAAEAAEGAAGLVEVTGDREADGATLEGLVRRQPALLVLTGGSDLDRTLLSERARMAHGVPTVLVGDHDDDAATTLVLSGRADAVARPATLAPGTGSVR, encoded by the coding sequence GTGCGCATCGCCTGCATCGGTGGTGGACCGGGTGGGCTGTTCCTCAGCGCACTCGTCCGCCGGGAACTGCCCGACGCCGAGGTCGTCGTCTTCGAGCGCAACCGCGCCGAGGACGCCTTCGGCTTCGGGGTGGTCTTCTCCAACGCCACGCTCGGGGGGATCGACGCCGCCGATCCGGTGCTCCGTGACGCCCTGCTCGACCACGGCCGTCACTGGGACGAGATCGAGGTGCGCGTCCACGGCACTCGGCTGCGTTGTGGCGGCAACGGCATGGCCTCGATCGTGCGCTCAACGCTCCTGCGGTTGTTGCAGGAGCGCGCTCGGGTGGCCGGGGTCGACCTCCGGTTCGAGACCGAGGTGCGCGACCTCGCGGAGCTCGAGGGCTTCGACCTCGTCGTCGCGGCCGATGGGGCGAACAGCCGGTTCCGCGAGCAGGCCTCCGAGGTCTTCGCGCCGTCGGTGGACGTCGCCAGCGCGAAGTTCATCTGGCTCGGCACCACCTACCCCTACGACGGCCTGACCTTCGTGCACGAAGCCGGCCCGCACGGGGTCTTCGCCGCTCACGCCTACCCGATCGGTGCCGGGGTGAGCACGTTCATCGTCGAGACCGACGAGGCCACGTGGCGGCGCGCGGGGCTCGACGCATTCGACGTCGACCAGCCGCCGGGACCGAGCGACGACGCCACGATCGCCTACCTGCAGGCGCTGTTCGCCGATCAGCTCGACGGGCACGAGCTGATCGGCAACAACTCCCGGTGGGGCAACTTCCGCACGCTCCGCACCGCCCGCTGGTCGCACGGCAACCTGGTGCTGCTCGGCGATGCCGCCCACACCGCCCACTTCTCGGTCGGGTCGGGCACCAAGATGGCCATGGAGGACGCCGTCGTGCTCGCCCGCGCGCTCGGCGAGCACCGGGGCGACGTTCCGTCGGCCTTGGAGCGCTACGAGGCGGTCCGCCGGCCCGCGGTCGAGAAGGTCCAGGGTGCGTCGGTGCCGAGCCTGTCGTGGTGGGAGCACTTCGGCCGCTACCACGACGCGCTCGATGCGCCGCAGTTCGTCTTCCACTTCCTGTCCCGGAGCATCCCGCGCTCGAAGCTGCAGCGGCGCGACCCCGACTTCGTCGCCGCCGTCGACCGTTGGTGGCTCGGCGTCCACGGCACCCCACCGCTGTCGACGCCGCTCGAGACCGGCGCGGGGACGCTCCCCGTCCGGGTGCTGCAGCTCATCGAGGACGGGAGGGGGCACCGGCTGGTGGTGGATGGCGCCGAGGTGGAGCTCACGCCGGCCGCCGAGGCCGCCGAGGGCGCCGCGGGGCTCGTCGAGGTGACCGGTGACCGGGAGGCCGACGGGGCGACGCTCGAGGGGCTGGTCCGGCGCCAGCCGGCGTTGCTCGTGCTCACCGGGGGGAGCGACCTCGACCGCACCCTGCTGAGCGAGCGGGCACGCATGGCGCACGGTGTCCCCACCGTCCTCGTCGGGGACCACGACGACGACGCCGCCACGACGCTGGTGCTCTCGGGCCGTGCCGACGCGGTCGCCCGGCCGGCCACCCTCGCTCCCGGGACCGGGAGCGTGCGATGA
- a CDS encoding acetate--CoA ligase family protein yields MSGGLDALFRPRAAAVVGASSDPGKLGSVMAAALGAGELPVVGVNARRPAPEIGLYGSVVDAATALDGPLDLVVSCVPAAATAQVVEDAAAAGAGAVLVCAGGFAEIGPEGGEVQRTLVRVLDRTGIRLLGPNTSGFFAPGRRLTASFVPGARDLPAGGVALVATSGGVNHALAFGLAQRGLGIHLGVGLGAAIDVTQADVLEHLADDDEVTAVALHVEAVQDGRRLVDRVRDLVPRVPVVAVVLGRADVGDFARSHTGALATSWRTTRAALMQAGAVVVDDDRALLDALAVLARRRLPARARPGIGVVTAQAGPGLLLADGARSAGVALPELAPSTLATLGELLPPLTYQRNPVDTGRPGPSFGRVIDAVGADDAVDGVAVYALIEPGALDLAAVLREVPGGLPVVVGTTGPGGSVEELRRSCGDAGPVIAETSAELVAAVRAWDADSRARARLADGTQQGTTVAPLDLPDVPDEHEAKTLLSAFVTVPEGQVCEDREQAHRALARFGRVVVKLLDPEVVHKTDVGGVVVGVTTPEELDTAWDRMVTLHAPRVLVERQAPDGPELLLGLRRDPVFGPVVVLGLGGTAVEALDQVALGLAPLGAADAAALVSALPGRSLLEGWRGGPRRRDGDLESLLVDLSAAFAATEDVEELEINPLRLLPDGSLVALDAVLVTRSTAVQPR; encoded by the coding sequence ATGAGCGGGGGTCTCGACGCCCTGTTCCGTCCGCGCGCCGCTGCCGTCGTGGGTGCGTCCAGCGACCCCGGGAAGCTCGGGTCGGTCATGGCCGCGGCCCTCGGCGCCGGCGAGCTGCCCGTGGTCGGGGTCAACGCGCGGCGGCCCGCGCCTGAGATCGGGCTGTACGGGAGCGTCGTGGACGCGGCGACGGCGCTGGACGGCCCGTTGGACCTCGTGGTGTCGTGCGTGCCGGCCGCCGCGACCGCGCAGGTCGTGGAGGATGCCGCGGCGGCGGGAGCGGGCGCGGTCCTCGTCTGCGCCGGTGGCTTCGCGGAGATCGGGCCCGAGGGCGGGGAGGTCCAGCGCACGCTCGTGCGGGTGCTGGACCGCACCGGGATCCGGCTGCTCGGCCCGAACACCTCCGGGTTCTTCGCGCCGGGACGGCGGTTGACCGCCTCGTTCGTCCCGGGTGCTCGAGACCTCCCCGCCGGTGGGGTGGCGCTGGTCGCCACGAGCGGTGGGGTCAACCACGCGCTCGCGTTCGGGCTCGCCCAGCGCGGGCTGGGGATCCACCTCGGCGTGGGGCTCGGAGCGGCGATCGACGTCACGCAGGCCGACGTCCTCGAGCACCTCGCGGACGATGACGAGGTGACCGCGGTCGCCCTGCACGTCGAGGCCGTCCAGGACGGCCGGAGGCTCGTCGACCGCGTCCGTGACCTGGTGCCGCGCGTCCCGGTCGTCGCGGTGGTCCTCGGTCGTGCCGACGTCGGCGACTTCGCTCGGTCCCACACCGGCGCGCTCGCGACGTCCTGGCGCACGACCCGGGCCGCACTGATGCAGGCAGGTGCCGTGGTGGTCGACGACGACCGGGCTCTGCTGGACGCGCTCGCGGTCCTCGCACGCCGTCGGCTGCCGGCCCGTGCGCGGCCGGGCATCGGTGTCGTCACGGCCCAGGCCGGGCCCGGGCTCCTGCTCGCCGACGGGGCACGGTCTGCCGGCGTCGCGCTCCCCGAGCTCGCGCCGTCCACCCTCGCGACGCTCGGCGAGCTGCTGCCGCCGCTGACCTACCAGCGCAACCCGGTCGACACCGGCCGACCCGGCCCGTCGTTCGGGCGGGTCATCGACGCTGTCGGTGCGGACGACGCGGTGGACGGTGTGGCCGTCTACGCCCTGATCGAACCTGGCGCGCTCGACCTGGCCGCGGTCCTGCGTGAGGTACCGGGCGGTCTGCCGGTGGTGGTCGGCACGACCGGACCCGGCGGGTCCGTCGAGGAGCTGCGACGGTCGTGCGGGGACGCTGGTCCGGTGATCGCGGAGACGTCGGCCGAGCTGGTCGCGGCCGTCCGAGCGTGGGACGCCGACAGCCGGGCACGCGCCAGGCTCGCTGACGGCACGCAGCAGGGCACGACCGTCGCGCCGCTGGACCTCCCGGACGTACCCGACGAGCACGAGGCGAAGACCCTGCTGTCGGCGTTCGTGACGGTCCCCGAGGGGCAGGTCTGCGAGGACCGCGAGCAGGCCCACCGTGCCCTCGCCCGGTTCGGACGGGTCGTCGTCAAGCTGCTCGACCCCGAGGTGGTGCACAAGACCGACGTCGGTGGCGTCGTGGTCGGCGTCACCACGCCCGAGGAGCTCGACACGGCGTGGGACCGGATGGTGACCCTGCACGCGCCTCGGGTGCTCGTCGAGCGCCAGGCGCCGGACGGCCCGGAGCTGCTGCTCGGTCTCCGACGCGATCCGGTGTTCGGCCCGGTGGTGGTGCTCGGCCTCGGCGGGACCGCGGTCGAGGCGCTCGACCAGGTCGCCCTCGGGCTTGCACCCCTCGGCGCCGCCGATGCGGCCGCCCTCGTGTCGGCGCTGCCGGGACGGTCGCTCCTCGAGGGCTGGCGCGGCGGGCCGCGACGTCGGGACGGCGACCTCGAGTCGTTGCTCGTCGACCTCTCCGCTGCGTTCGCCGCCACCGAGGACGTCGAGGAGCTGGAGATCAACCCGCTGCGGCTGCTGCCGGACGGATCGTTGGTCGCACTCGACGCCGTCCTCGTCACCCGGTCGACCGCGGTGCAGCCCCGGTAG
- a CDS encoding ABC transporter substrate-binding protein, protein MRIKRFAAAGTALALLLTACGTGDDDTDPGAAPGDDTTETDDTDDTTDEAPEADGDPLRVGVVIMTSGVYAQLGEDTIDGMELYLSTVGNQAANRPIELLIEDETADTGTALERTRRLVEAEEVDILSGLISTGSAYAVADFVEQSEVPFVVANAGGDDLARGARSDYIVRTSFSNWQNNYAVGEWYYDNVGETVALIASDYAAGQEHMNGFRESFEAAGGEVVDEVFTPLGSTDFSSALGRLGNSGADGLYGFLAGTDGLIFVREYDESGLRDSMPLVASGFMVEEDVLAEIGEAALGVRSGLHWAYDLDHPENQEFVQMWEEEYGRAPSVYAVQGWDTARTIVEAIEALGGDTADGAAVIDAMLEVEFDSPRGPFRIDPETHNVVHNVYLREVVDMDGEIHNTMVADLGEFADPGE, encoded by the coding sequence GTGAGGATCAAGAGGTTCGCTGCGGCAGGCACCGCGTTGGCGCTGCTGCTCACGGCGTGCGGGACCGGAGATGACGACACCGACCCTGGTGCCGCACCGGGCGACGACACCACCGAGACCGACGACACCGACGACACCACCGACGAAGCGCCGGAGGCCGACGGGGACCCGCTCCGCGTCGGCGTCGTGATCATGACCAGCGGCGTGTACGCCCAGCTCGGCGAGGACACCATCGACGGGATGGAGCTGTACCTCTCGACGGTCGGGAACCAGGCGGCGAACCGTCCGATCGAGCTGCTGATCGAGGACGAGACCGCGGACACCGGGACGGCGCTCGAGCGCACCCGCCGGCTGGTCGAGGCCGAGGAGGTCGACATCCTCTCCGGGCTGATCAGCACCGGCTCGGCGTACGCGGTCGCCGACTTCGTCGAGCAGTCCGAGGTCCCGTTCGTGGTCGCGAACGCGGGCGGCGACGACCTCGCCCGCGGGGCGCGCAGCGACTACATCGTCCGCACCTCGTTCTCGAACTGGCAGAACAACTACGCCGTCGGCGAGTGGTACTACGACAACGTCGGCGAGACCGTCGCGTTGATCGCCTCCGACTACGCCGCCGGTCAGGAGCACATGAACGGCTTCCGGGAGAGCTTCGAAGCTGCGGGTGGCGAGGTCGTCGACGAGGTCTTCACGCCGCTCGGGTCCACGGACTTCAGCTCGGCGCTCGGCCGTCTCGGGAACTCGGGTGCCGACGGGCTGTACGGCTTCCTCGCAGGCACCGACGGGCTGATCTTCGTGCGGGAGTACGACGAGTCCGGGCTGCGTGACTCGATGCCCCTGGTCGCCTCCGGCTTCATGGTCGAAGAGGATGTGCTCGCCGAGATCGGTGAGGCGGCCCTCGGGGTGCGCAGCGGCCTGCACTGGGCCTACGACCTCGACCACCCGGAGAACCAGGAGTTCGTCCAGATGTGGGAGGAGGAGTACGGCCGTGCGCCGAGCGTGTACGCCGTCCAGGGCTGGGACACCGCCCGCACCATCGTGGAGGCCATCGAGGCGCTCGGCGGTGACACCGCCGACGGGGCGGCGGTGATCGACGCGATGCTCGAGGTCGAGTTCGACTCGCCGCGGGGCCCGTTCCGCATCGACCCCGAGACCCACAACGTCGTCCACAACGTCTACCTTCGTGAGGTGGTCGACATGGACGGCGAGATCCACAACACCATGGTCGCCGACCTCGGCGAGTTCGCGGATCCTGGAGAGTAG